A single window of Triplophysa rosa linkage group LG2, Trosa_1v2, whole genome shotgun sequence DNA harbors:
- the p2rx1 gene encoding P2X purinoceptor 1 isoform X3: protein MQNARLILKCVLFRGETERESERERERERERERERKSAIGTYLTAHQCLPEHLFSLQEHREEKQTKTRRYIILLYTFVGQMRNMIKHAISDFFFEYETPRQVLVKNRRVGIVCRIIQMGVLAYIIGWVFMYEKGYQIVDVAMGSILTKMKGLAFTNISGDERIWDVADYVFPEQGDASFVVMTNFIDTVGQTQGKCPEVSDGKNTCNSDADCDVGKYKRTGNGFMTGKCVNSTKTCEIYSWCPIEDDRVIPEPPVLEAAENFTLFIKNSITFRQFQVVRSNLVEGVDQAYLNRCQYHPTKDPLCPIFRLRDIVELSGFNYSDIARLGGSIGILIEWDCNLDFNIRHCKPEYEFFGLYGTGKNDKELKASLGYNFRYGKHYLENNVEKRTLMKVFGVRINIVVHGRAGKFDIIPTLTAIGSGVGIFGVATVVCDVLLLHLLPKRDFYKNMKYKHTEIKEEKPTLPTVQTEKEKPKE from the exons ATGCAAAATGCGAGGttgattttgaaatgtgttttgtttagaggagaaacagagagagagagcgagagagagagagagagagagagagagagagagagagagaggaagtctGCAATCGGCACTTATTTAACAGCTCACCAGTGTCTACCAGAACATCTTTTCAGTCTTCAAGAACACCGcgaagaaaaacagacaaaaaccaGGAGATACATTATATTATTGTACACCTTTGTGGGACAAATGAGGAACATGATAAAACACGCAATATCAGACTTCTTTTTTGAATATGAGACTCCTCGTCAGGTTCTGGTCAAAAACAGAAGAGTTGGGATTGTGTGTAGAATCATCCAGATGGGTGTTTTAGCCTACATCATAGG GTGGGTGTTCATGTATGAGAAAGGCTACCAGATAGTGGATGTTGCCATGGGCTCTATATTAACAAAGATGAAGGGACTGGCTTTCACGAATATCAGTGGAGATGAGAGGATCTGGGATGTAGCAGATTATGTTTTTCCAGAACAG GGTGATGCGTCTTTCGTTGTGATGACAAATTTCATTGATACTGTGGGACAAACACAGGGCAAGTGTCCTGAG gtgtcagatgGGAAGAACACGTGCAACTCGGACGCAGACTGTGATGTGGGCAAATACAAACGTACGGGAAATG GGTTCATGACGGGCAAGTGTGTGAACAGCACCAAAACTTGCGAGATCTACTCCTGGTGTCCTATTGAAGATGACCGTGTAATACCAGA ACCTCCAGTATTGGAGGCAGCAGAAAACTTCACACTGTTCATCAAAAACTCCATCACTTTTCGCCAGTTTCAAGTAGTCAG GAGTAACCTGGTGGAAGGTGTGGATCAGGCGTACCTCAATCGCTGTCAATATCATCCCACTAAAGATCCACTGTGTCCTATCTTCAGGCTTAGAGATATCGTTGAGCTTTCCGGTTTTAATTACTCAGACATAGCTCGTTTG GGTGGCTCTATAGGAATACTCATTGAGTGGGATTGCAATCTGGACTTCAATATCAGACACTGCAAACCAGAATATGAATTCTTTGGTCTCTACGGAACTGGGAAAAATGATAAAGAGTTGAAAGCATCACTGGGATACAATTTTAG ATATGGTAAACATTATTTGGAGAATAATGTGGAGAAGAGAACATTAATGAAGGTGTTTGGTGTACGGATAAACATTGTTGTTCATGGACGG GCAGGAAAATTTGATATCATTCCAACGCTGACGGCCATTGGCTCAGGTGTAGGAATCTTTGGAGTG GCAACTGTTGTGTGTGATGTGCTCCTTCTACATTTACTTCCAAAAAGAGATTTctacaaaaacatgaaatataagCATACAGAAATCAAGGAAGAG AAGCCAACATTACCCACGGTAcagacagaaaaagagaaaCCAAAG gagtga
- the p2rx1 gene encoding P2X purinoceptor 1 isoform X1, with amino-acid sequence MQNARLILKCVLFRGETERESERERERERERERERKSAIGTYLTAHQCLPEHLFSLQEHREEKQTKTRRYIILLYTFVGQMRNMIKHAISDFFFEYETPRQVLVKNRRVGIVCRIIQMGVLAYIIGWVFMYEKGYQIVDVAMGSILTKMKGLAFTNISGDERIWDVADYVFPEQGDASFVVMTNFIDTVGQTQGKCPEVSDGKNTCNSDADCDVGKYKRTGNGFMTGKCVNSTKTCEIYSWCPIEDDRVIPEPPVLEAAENFTLFIKNSITFRQFQVVRSNLVEGVDQAYLNRCQYHPTKDPLCPIFRLRDIVELSGFNYSDIARLGGSIGILIEWDCNLDFNIRHCKPEYEFFGLYGTGKNDKELKASLGYNFRYGKHYLENNVEKRTLMKVFGVRINIVVHGRAGKFDIIPTLTAIGSGVGIFGVATVVCDVLLLHLLPKRDFYKNMKYKHTEIKEEVIKCHRYFPYQFEPESDPENEDDQADTSTLPARLEQGVKN; translated from the exons ATGCAAAATGCGAGGttgattttgaaatgtgttttgtttagaggagaaacagagagagagagcgagagagagagagagagagagagagagagagagagagagaggaagtctGCAATCGGCACTTATTTAACAGCTCACCAGTGTCTACCAGAACATCTTTTCAGTCTTCAAGAACACCGcgaagaaaaacagacaaaaaccaGGAGATACATTATATTATTGTACACCTTTGTGGGACAAATGAGGAACATGATAAAACACGCAATATCAGACTTCTTTTTTGAATATGAGACTCCTCGTCAGGTTCTGGTCAAAAACAGAAGAGTTGGGATTGTGTGTAGAATCATCCAGATGGGTGTTTTAGCCTACATCATAGG GTGGGTGTTCATGTATGAGAAAGGCTACCAGATAGTGGATGTTGCCATGGGCTCTATATTAACAAAGATGAAGGGACTGGCTTTCACGAATATCAGTGGAGATGAGAGGATCTGGGATGTAGCAGATTATGTTTTTCCAGAACAG GGTGATGCGTCTTTCGTTGTGATGACAAATTTCATTGATACTGTGGGACAAACACAGGGCAAGTGTCCTGAG gtgtcagatgGGAAGAACACGTGCAACTCGGACGCAGACTGTGATGTGGGCAAATACAAACGTACGGGAAATG GGTTCATGACGGGCAAGTGTGTGAACAGCACCAAAACTTGCGAGATCTACTCCTGGTGTCCTATTGAAGATGACCGTGTAATACCAGA ACCTCCAGTATTGGAGGCAGCAGAAAACTTCACACTGTTCATCAAAAACTCCATCACTTTTCGCCAGTTTCAAGTAGTCAG GAGTAACCTGGTGGAAGGTGTGGATCAGGCGTACCTCAATCGCTGTCAATATCATCCCACTAAAGATCCACTGTGTCCTATCTTCAGGCTTAGAGATATCGTTGAGCTTTCCGGTTTTAATTACTCAGACATAGCTCGTTTG GGTGGCTCTATAGGAATACTCATTGAGTGGGATTGCAATCTGGACTTCAATATCAGACACTGCAAACCAGAATATGAATTCTTTGGTCTCTACGGAACTGGGAAAAATGATAAAGAGTTGAAAGCATCACTGGGATACAATTTTAG ATATGGTAAACATTATTTGGAGAATAATGTGGAGAAGAGAACATTAATGAAGGTGTTTGGTGTACGGATAAACATTGTTGTTCATGGACGG GCAGGAAAATTTGATATCATTCCAACGCTGACGGCCATTGGCTCAGGTGTAGGAATCTTTGGAGTG GCAACTGTTGTGTGTGATGTGCTCCTTCTACATTTACTTCCAAAAAGAGATTTctacaaaaacatgaaatataagCATACAGAAATCAAGGAAGAG gtgataaaatgtcatcggtactttccttatcaattcgagcccgaatctgatccggaaaatgaagatgatcaagccgatacatcaactttgccagcgcgacttgagcagggtGTAAAAaattg A
- the p2rx1 gene encoding P2X purinoceptor 1 isoform X2 — protein MQNARLILKCVLFRGETERESERERERERERERERKSAIGTYLTAHQCLPEHLFSLQEHREEKQTKTRRYIILLYTFVGQMRNMIKHAISDFFFEYETPRQVLVKNRRVGIVCRIIQMGVLAYIIGWVFMYEKGYQIVDVAMGSILTKMKGLAFTNISGDERIWDVADYVFPEQGDASFVVMTNFIDTVGQTQGKCPEVSDGKNTCNSDADCDVGKYKRFMTGKCVNSTKTCEIYSWCPIEDDRVIPEPPVLEAAENFTLFIKNSITFRQFQVVRSNLVEGVDQAYLNRCQYHPTKDPLCPIFRLRDIVELSGFNYSDIARLGGSIGILIEWDCNLDFNIRHCKPEYEFFGLYGTGKNDKELKASLGYNFRYGKHYLENNVEKRTLMKVFGVRINIVVHGRAGKFDIIPTLTAIGSGVGIFGVATVVCDVLLLHLLPKRDFYKNMKYKHTEIKEEVIKCHRYFPYQFEPESDPENEDDQADTSTLPARLEQGVKN, from the exons ATGCAAAATGCGAGGttgattttgaaatgtgttttgtttagaggagaaacagagagagagagcgagagagagagagagagagagagagagagagagagagagaggaagtctGCAATCGGCACTTATTTAACAGCTCACCAGTGTCTACCAGAACATCTTTTCAGTCTTCAAGAACACCGcgaagaaaaacagacaaaaaccaGGAGATACATTATATTATTGTACACCTTTGTGGGACAAATGAGGAACATGATAAAACACGCAATATCAGACTTCTTTTTTGAATATGAGACTCCTCGTCAGGTTCTGGTCAAAAACAGAAGAGTTGGGATTGTGTGTAGAATCATCCAGATGGGTGTTTTAGCCTACATCATAGG GTGGGTGTTCATGTATGAGAAAGGCTACCAGATAGTGGATGTTGCCATGGGCTCTATATTAACAAAGATGAAGGGACTGGCTTTCACGAATATCAGTGGAGATGAGAGGATCTGGGATGTAGCAGATTATGTTTTTCCAGAACAG GGTGATGCGTCTTTCGTTGTGATGACAAATTTCATTGATACTGTGGGACAAACACAGGGCAAGTGTCCTGAG gtgtcagatgGGAAGAACACGTGCAACTCGGACGCAGACTGTGATGTGGGCAAATACAAAC GGTTCATGACGGGCAAGTGTGTGAACAGCACCAAAACTTGCGAGATCTACTCCTGGTGTCCTATTGAAGATGACCGTGTAATACCAGA ACCTCCAGTATTGGAGGCAGCAGAAAACTTCACACTGTTCATCAAAAACTCCATCACTTTTCGCCAGTTTCAAGTAGTCAG GAGTAACCTGGTGGAAGGTGTGGATCAGGCGTACCTCAATCGCTGTCAATATCATCCCACTAAAGATCCACTGTGTCCTATCTTCAGGCTTAGAGATATCGTTGAGCTTTCCGGTTTTAATTACTCAGACATAGCTCGTTTG GGTGGCTCTATAGGAATACTCATTGAGTGGGATTGCAATCTGGACTTCAATATCAGACACTGCAAACCAGAATATGAATTCTTTGGTCTCTACGGAACTGGGAAAAATGATAAAGAGTTGAAAGCATCACTGGGATACAATTTTAG ATATGGTAAACATTATTTGGAGAATAATGTGGAGAAGAGAACATTAATGAAGGTGTTTGGTGTACGGATAAACATTGTTGTTCATGGACGG GCAGGAAAATTTGATATCATTCCAACGCTGACGGCCATTGGCTCAGGTGTAGGAATCTTTGGAGTG GCAACTGTTGTGTGTGATGTGCTCCTTCTACATTTACTTCCAAAAAGAGATTTctacaaaaacatgaaatataagCATACAGAAATCAAGGAAGAG gtgataaaatgtcatcggtactttccttatcaattcgagcccgaatctgatccggaaaatgaagatgatcaagccgatacatcaactttgccagcgcgacttgagcagggtGTAAAAaattg A
- the p2rx1 gene encoding P2X purinoceptor 1 isoform X4, giving the protein MQNARLILKCVLFRGETERESERERERERERERERKSAIGTYLTAHQCLPEHLFSLQEHREEKQTKTRRYIILLYTFVGQMRNMIKHAISDFFFEYETPRQVLVKNRRVGIVCRIIQMGVLAYIIGWVFMYEKGYQIVDVAMGSILTKMKGLAFTNISGDERIWDVADYVFPEQGDASFVVMTNFIDTVGQTQGKCPEVSDGKNTCNSDADCDVGKYKRTGNGFMTGKCVNSTKTCEIYSWCPIEDDRVIPEPPVLEAAENFTLFIKNSITFRQFQVVRSNLVEGVDQAYLNRCQYHPTKDPLCPIFRLRDIVELSGFNYSDIARLAGKFDIIPTLTAIGSGVGIFGVATVVCDVLLLHLLPKRDFYKNMKYKHTEIKEEVIKCHRYFPYQFEPESDPENEDDQADTSTLPARLEQGVKN; this is encoded by the exons ATGCAAAATGCGAGGttgattttgaaatgtgttttgtttagaggagaaacagagagagagagcgagagagagagagagagagagagagagagagagagagagaggaagtctGCAATCGGCACTTATTTAACAGCTCACCAGTGTCTACCAGAACATCTTTTCAGTCTTCAAGAACACCGcgaagaaaaacagacaaaaaccaGGAGATACATTATATTATTGTACACCTTTGTGGGACAAATGAGGAACATGATAAAACACGCAATATCAGACTTCTTTTTTGAATATGAGACTCCTCGTCAGGTTCTGGTCAAAAACAGAAGAGTTGGGATTGTGTGTAGAATCATCCAGATGGGTGTTTTAGCCTACATCATAGG GTGGGTGTTCATGTATGAGAAAGGCTACCAGATAGTGGATGTTGCCATGGGCTCTATATTAACAAAGATGAAGGGACTGGCTTTCACGAATATCAGTGGAGATGAGAGGATCTGGGATGTAGCAGATTATGTTTTTCCAGAACAG GGTGATGCGTCTTTCGTTGTGATGACAAATTTCATTGATACTGTGGGACAAACACAGGGCAAGTGTCCTGAG gtgtcagatgGGAAGAACACGTGCAACTCGGACGCAGACTGTGATGTGGGCAAATACAAACGTACGGGAAATG GGTTCATGACGGGCAAGTGTGTGAACAGCACCAAAACTTGCGAGATCTACTCCTGGTGTCCTATTGAAGATGACCGTGTAATACCAGA ACCTCCAGTATTGGAGGCAGCAGAAAACTTCACACTGTTCATCAAAAACTCCATCACTTTTCGCCAGTTTCAAGTAGTCAG GAGTAACCTGGTGGAAGGTGTGGATCAGGCGTACCTCAATCGCTGTCAATATCATCCCACTAAAGATCCACTGTGTCCTATCTTCAGGCTTAGAGATATCGTTGAGCTTTCCGGTTTTAATTACTCAGACATAGCTCGTTTG GCAGGAAAATTTGATATCATTCCAACGCTGACGGCCATTGGCTCAGGTGTAGGAATCTTTGGAGTG GCAACTGTTGTGTGTGATGTGCTCCTTCTACATTTACTTCCAAAAAGAGATTTctacaaaaacatgaaatataagCATACAGAAATCAAGGAAGAG gtgataaaatgtcatcggtactttccttatcaattcgagcccgaatctgatccggaaaatgaagatgatcaagccgatacatcaactttgccagcgcgacttgagcagggtGTAAAAaattg A
- the p2rx1 gene encoding P2X purinoceptor 1 isoform X5 yields MQNARLILKCVLFRGETERESERERERERERERERKSAIGTYLTAHQCLPEHLFSLQEHREEKQTKTRRYIILLYTFVGQMRNMIKHAISDFFFEYETPRQVLVKNRRVGIVCRIIQMGVLAYIIGWVFMYEKGYQIVDVAMGSILTKMKGLAFTNISGDERIWDVADYVFPEQGDASFVVMTNFIDTVGQTQGKCPEVSDGKNTCNSDADCDVGKYKRTGNGFMTGKCVNSTKTCEIYSWCPIEDDRVIPEPPVLEAAENFTLFIKNSITFRQFQVVRSNLVEGVDQAYLNRCQYHPTKDPLCPIFRLRDIVELSGFNYSDIARLGGSIGILIEWDCNLDFNIRHCKPEYEFFGLYGTGKNDKELKASLGYNFRQENLISFQR; encoded by the exons ATGCAAAATGCGAGGttgattttgaaatgtgttttgtttagaggagaaacagagagagagagcgagagagagagagagagagagagagagagagagagagagaggaagtctGCAATCGGCACTTATTTAACAGCTCACCAGTGTCTACCAGAACATCTTTTCAGTCTTCAAGAACACCGcgaagaaaaacagacaaaaaccaGGAGATACATTATATTATTGTACACCTTTGTGGGACAAATGAGGAACATGATAAAACACGCAATATCAGACTTCTTTTTTGAATATGAGACTCCTCGTCAGGTTCTGGTCAAAAACAGAAGAGTTGGGATTGTGTGTAGAATCATCCAGATGGGTGTTTTAGCCTACATCATAGG GTGGGTGTTCATGTATGAGAAAGGCTACCAGATAGTGGATGTTGCCATGGGCTCTATATTAACAAAGATGAAGGGACTGGCTTTCACGAATATCAGTGGAGATGAGAGGATCTGGGATGTAGCAGATTATGTTTTTCCAGAACAG GGTGATGCGTCTTTCGTTGTGATGACAAATTTCATTGATACTGTGGGACAAACACAGGGCAAGTGTCCTGAG gtgtcagatgGGAAGAACACGTGCAACTCGGACGCAGACTGTGATGTGGGCAAATACAAACGTACGGGAAATG GGTTCATGACGGGCAAGTGTGTGAACAGCACCAAAACTTGCGAGATCTACTCCTGGTGTCCTATTGAAGATGACCGTGTAATACCAGA ACCTCCAGTATTGGAGGCAGCAGAAAACTTCACACTGTTCATCAAAAACTCCATCACTTTTCGCCAGTTTCAAGTAGTCAG GAGTAACCTGGTGGAAGGTGTGGATCAGGCGTACCTCAATCGCTGTCAATATCATCCCACTAAAGATCCACTGTGTCCTATCTTCAGGCTTAGAGATATCGTTGAGCTTTCCGGTTTTAATTACTCAGACATAGCTCGTTTG GGTGGCTCTATAGGAATACTCATTGAGTGGGATTGCAATCTGGACTTCAATATCAGACACTGCAAACCAGAATATGAATTCTTTGGTCTCTACGGAACTGGGAAAAATGATAAAGAGTTGAAAGCATCACTGGGATACAATTTTAG GCAGGAAAATTTGATATCATTCCAACGCTGA